TAACTTCTCTTTAAGCTGAACGGACATCAAACAAAATGTCGGGTGCTCACGCGCTTTATCTTTTGCATAAGCCATTAAAGTGCGGTCATTTTTAACCGCACTTTTTAGTTTTTCTAATAAGTTTTGCGGAAAATACGGGCTATCACAAGGCACAAAAAGCACAAAATCCGTTTTAGCTTGTTCGAGTGCTGTTAACATACCACTCAATGGTCCCTGAAAATCAGGCAATTCATCTGAAAATACGGGAAAACCCCATTGTGCATATTCTGTGTGGTGACGATTAGCATTGATAGAAATATCAACCACTTGAGGTTGTAAGCGTTCAATCACATGGCTAATTAATGGTTTATTTTGTAAAAGCTGTAAGCCTTTATCTGCACCATTCATCCTCCGCGCTTTTCCTCCCGCCAAAATAACCGCACTTATTGTGTATTTCATATTTTCTTATTGCCTTATTTGAAGTATGATCTACCCTTATTTTTCTCCATTTAAAAGGAAATAGCAATGAAATGTAAGCGTTTAAATGAAGTATTGGAACTTTTACAACCTTATTGGTCTAAAGACCCAGATCTGAGCTTGTTACAAATTTTGCAAAAAATTGCTGATGAAGCAGGTTTTGATAAACCCGTAGCAGAATTATCTGATGAAGTAATTATTTATCATTTAAAAATGCACGGCACAGATAAACTTGAGCCAATCCCTGGCATCAAAAAAGATTATGAAGAAGACTTTAAAACCGCCTTGTTAAAAGCGCGTGGAATTATTAAATAAGGAAAACAAATGAAAAAAGTTTTATTTTTACTCGGTGCTTTATTTTCATTTAATGCATTCGCAGCCAACCTAGAAGAAGGCAAACAATACGTTCAAGTGAGTCAAACGGCTTCTGCACAACCAGAAGTGATTGAATTTTTCTCTTTCTACTGCCCACATTGTTATGCCTTTGAAATGGAATACCACATTCCAAAACAAGTTGCTGAAGGCTTACCACAAGGCACTGAATTTAAACAATATCACGTTAACTTCTTAGGTCGTCAATCTGAAAACCTCACTCGTGCATGGGCATTAGCGATGGCTCTTGGTGCTGAAAACAAAGTGAAAGCGCCTTTATTCGAAGCGGCACAACAAGATAAATTAAGCTCAATGGACGATATTCGCAAAATCTTCATTGATAACGGGGTTACAGCTGAACAATTTGATAACAACATCAACAGCTTTGCTGTAAACGGTTTAGTAAATAAACAAGTAAATGCAGCGGAACAGTTCCAAGTACGTGGCGTACCTGATTTCTATGTCAATGGCAAATACCGTGTAAACCCTGAAGGCTTAAATTACGACGATTTCGTCAAAGATTATGTAGAAACCGTGAAAGGTTTATTGCAAAAATAAAAAAAAATTGGTTTAATGCCTGCCGTTTTTAAATATAAAGAAGAGAGATGATTTTATGGCTGCTAGTTTCAGTGTTACTCGTCGTTTTTTTGACGACAAAAACTACCCA
This is a stretch of genomic DNA from Haemophilus parainfluenzae. It encodes these proteins:
- the dsbA gene encoding thiol:disulfide interchange protein DsbA; amino-acid sequence: MKKVLFLLGALFSFNAFAANLEEGKQYVQVSQTASAQPEVIEFFSFYCPHCYAFEMEYHIPKQVAEGLPQGTEFKQYHVNFLGRQSENLTRAWALAMALGAENKVKAPLFEAAQQDKLSSMDDIRKIFIDNGVTAEQFDNNINSFAVNGLVNKQVNAAEQFQVRGVPDFYVNGKYRVNPEGLNYDDFVKDYVETVKGLLQK
- the mobA gene encoding molybdenum cofactor guanylyltransferase MobA, producing MKYTISAVILAGGKARRMNGADKGLQLLQNKPLISHVIERLQPQVVDISINANRHHTEYAQWGFPVFSDELPDFQGPLSGMLTALEQAKTDFVLFVPCDSPYFPQNLLEKLKSAVKNDRTLMAYAKDKAREHPTFCLMSVQLKEKLRAYLNEGERRLLQFMNKNGAAAVQFDEQEGRFVNFNTLEDLQ
- a CDS encoding YihD family protein, which produces MKCKRLNEVLELLQPYWSKDPDLSLLQILQKIADEAGFDKPVAELSDEVIIYHLKMHGTDKLEPIPGIKKDYEEDFKTALLKARGIIK